The following DNA comes from Minwuia thermotolerans.
CAGAGGACTCCCAAAACGGACTCATCTGAACCGTTCAATCCACTAGCCGTGTACTTCGCATTGCATTGGACTTCGCGCGCCAAGGAAGCATGCATTCTCTCGGGATCGGCGGAGCAAGGGTGTGCGCGGCCGGCCCCGGCCCGGCCTCCGCATCGCGGTCCGGGCTTCTCCTGGTGACAGCGCCGGCATCGGGCCGGCGCGGAACAAGGCCACGGAGACCGACCATGACCAAGCTCAATGACAGGCATATCGCCATCCTCGCCAACGCCGCGCGCCGCGCCGACGGCAAAGTCCTCCCGCTGCCGGAAGACATGCAGGTGATGGGCGCTGCGCTCAGCGCTGTGCTGCGGTCGCTGGAGCGTCGCGGCTTTGTTCGGTGCTCGGCGGAGGACGTCTGGACCATCACCGCGGCCGGTCGTGCAGCGGTCTCGCAGACGGCCGCGGCCGAGGTTGACGACAGCGAAGACGAGAGCGCGACAGCGCAGGCCGCGACCGCGGAACCGGACGCGGGCGACAACCATGACGCCCCGCCGCCGCTTTTCCGGCCGGGCACGCGGCAGGCGCAGCTGCTGGACCTGCTGCAACGGGACGAAGGCGCCGACATCGACGAGATGGTGCAGCTCACCGGCTGGCAGGCGCACAGCGTCCGCGCGGTGCTGACGGGCTTCCGCAAGCGCGGCATCGAAGTGACCCGCACCAAGGAAGTCAACGGCGTCAGCGTCTACCGGGCCGCGCTGCCGGCCAGCGCGGGCGCGATGGCCGGCTGACGGCATCCCGACGATGCGAAGGGCAGCCACCATGTACCCGGGCGGCGACGGCAACGTCGCCGCCCGCGACACGATCATCACTTCGAGCCGAAGCGTTGGAACCGGGAGATCGATGCCGTCCCGGGCAATTCCATCGTCTGGAGGCGACGTCGAGAGCTACGTCCGGGCCCTGTCCCGCGACGACCTTGTCGTGCTCTGGCAGCGGCGCTGGCGTCGCCCGCCGCCGAAGGGGCTGAGCCGCCGTCTGCTGGAATGTAACGCCGCATGGCTCATGCAGGCCGAGGCGCAGGGCGGCTTCACGGCCGCTACCCGCCGTCGCCTCGATGCACTCTCGAGAACCGGATGGAGCAGCGGCAAGGGAACGGGGCGAAGCGAACCTGCCGGCAACGATGTCCGGTTGCGCCCGGCGCG
Coding sequences within:
- a CDS encoding DUF2924 domain-containing protein, whose product is MPSRAIPSSGGDVESYVRALSRDDLVVLWQRRWRRPPPKGLSRRLLECNAAWLMQAEAQGGFTAATRRRLDALSRTGWSSGKGTGRSEPAGNDVRLRPARRALRPGSRLIRQWHGRSHVVEVTDAGFTYEGRHFTSLTAIAREITGAGWSGPRFFGLNTPASGRKPTGDRNAGHSDENRRPVTAMHEGRSDG
- a CDS encoding DUF3489 domain-containing protein, giving the protein MTKLNDRHIAILANAARRADGKVLPLPEDMQVMGAALSAVLRSLERRGFVRCSAEDVWTITAAGRAAVSQTAAAEVDDSEDESATAQAATAEPDAGDNHDAPPPLFRPGTRQAQLLDLLQRDEGADIDEMVQLTGWQAHSVRAVLTGFRKRGIEVTRTKEVNGVSVYRAALPASAGAMAG